The proteins below come from a single Chrysoperla carnea chromosome 1, inChrCarn1.1, whole genome shotgun sequence genomic window:
- the LOC123290421 gene encoding POU domain protein CF1A, which translates to MSAATYLPASSAVTADMDGVVGMNVLGHPYHPGHGGGSPRSAADANDMKYIPAQHHHHHHHHHQVSSSPSPGAHSVTHPWVSLQPSATASDPWAASMGMHTHHAHHATHQDVKPLTAQAESMAAAAHHRQNQWHAPVVSSAHYNPGAGSPLQHYHAAMNGMLGHPQAPQMHHALRDMHSPGALHHQQHPGDRDVSGGEEDTPTSDDLEAFAKQFKQRRIKLGFTQADVGLALGTLYGNVFSQTTICRFEALQLSFKNMCKLKPLLQKWLEEADSTTGSPTSIDKIAAQGRKRKKRTSIEVSVKGALEQHFHKQPKPSAQEISSLADSLQLEKEVVRVWFCNRRQKEKRMTPPNTLGGEMMDGMGGPPTHMHPGYHHPDMHGSPMGGQSHSHSPPMLSPQTMGGHQLAAH; encoded by the coding sequence ATGTCGGCCGCAACATACTTGCCAGCCAGCAGTGCTGTCACTGCTGACATGGATGGTGTTGTTGGGATGAATGTATTAGGTCATCCTTACCATCCGGGCCATGGGGGTGGTTCACCTCGATCCGCTGCGGATGCAAATGATATGAAATACATACCCGCtcaacatcatcatcatcaccatCACCATCATCAAGTGTCAAGTTCACCATCCCCAGGTGCACATTCAGTAACACATCCCTGGGTGAGTTTACAACCTAGTGCCACAGCATCAGATCCATGGGCCGCATCTATGGGTATGCATACGCACCATGCACATCATGCGACCCATCAAGATGTAAAACCCTTAACGGCCCAAGCTGAATCTATGGCAGCGGCGGCACATCATCGACAAAATCAATGGCATGCACCGGTTGTCTCGTCAGCACATTATAATCCAGGTGCTGGGAGTCCGTTACAACATTATCATGCGGCAATGAATGGTATGTTAGGGCATCCCCAAGCACCCCAAATGCATCACGCCTTAAGGGATATGCATTCACCTGGTGCATTACATCATCAGCAACATCCGGGTGACCGAGATGTGAGTGGTGGTGAGGAAGATACACCCACCAGTGATGATTTAGAAGCATTTGCCAAACAATTTAAACAGCGACGGATAAAATTAGGGTTTACACAAGCTGATGTTGGTTTAGCATTAGGTACATTATATGGAAATGTGTTCTCACAAACCACGATATGTAGATTTGAAGCATTacaattaagttttaaaaatatgtgtaaGTTAAAGCcattattacaaaaatggtTAGAGGAAGCGGACTCAACAACAGGTTCACCAACATCAATTGATAAAATTGCAGCACAAGGTCGAAAAAGGAAAAAGCGTACAAGTATTGAGGTTAGTGTAAAAGGTGCATTAGAACaacattttcataaacaacCCAAACCTAGTGCACAAGAAATTTCCTCATTAGCTGATAGTTTACAATTAGAGAAAGAAGTGGTGCGAGTTTGGTTTTGTAATCGACGACAAAAAGAGAAACGTATGACACCACCAAATACATTAGGTGGTGAAATGATGGATGGTATGGGTGGCCCACCAACACATATGCATCCTGGCTATCACCATCCAGATATGCATGGTAGTCCAATGGGTGGACAAAGTCATAGTCATTCACCACCAATGTTGAGTCCACAAACTATGGGTGGTCATCAGTTAGCGGCACACTAG